AATGAAATGGAAGGTTGTAAACGAGAACAGTGGTCGAAATCTTGACGGGGATGCATCGGAGATGACCCTGCCTGGGGTCACTCAATAGAGAATTAAGACCTCCGATTCGTAAACGAAAGGTTACATGGAAttggaaataaataaataaattaagtaTATCGGACGTAAAATTGTAAGCGCTGATCGACCTTCTCTTGGAAATACAcctgttttttttttgaaaaaaacacTCATCTTAATCATGTAGTAAACCTTTATTATTGGTTACATAGATACAATCGATTCTTGATGTATAACTAACCCATATACACAAGAATTGGGCTTCTTACACTATGAACACCATCAGACCACTCTAATGATGCAGACAAAATTGTCTTATCGATTATATTCCCAATAATAATCACTGTGAATGATTGTTTTTCATTCAGTGCCTTAAATTTAAGGATGTTTGGATTCACAGTGATGTTATAGTCCAAACTTGTACTGGTAATTGCCTTGTATATTGAATCAGCTGATCCTACATTTGTGACCATTCTATTGAATTCTGCTGAGAATGACATACTATTTTTGCTGCCACTATTTGTAACTTTAAAAGTCATTGCTGGGTAGTTCAGATCCTTGGATGTTGTTTTGTCATCTGGACAGTGGACACTTTgtccaaatattttactaagcATTGATGCATCGTATCCGGAATTGCAAAGAAATTTGATATAATCATCAGACGAATTCTCATATACGAGGCCAGGCTCAGTGGCTTTGACAGGATCAATGTGCCCAGTTCCGTAAGAAAATTCAGCCTTTGGATCCTTTGTGGCATTCATTCTCCATGCTATTGGATGAGGAAAAAAAGAATTATTCAACATACAAAGCTATAATGAACAGACAAGCTTAAAGTTATACATgataaattaaattcaaattacctGTTGTCATAAGAGCTGATTTGATCGCAGAAGGTGACCAATCGGGGTGAAATGATTTTACGTAAGCAGCTGCACCGGTGACATGAGGGCATGACATTGATGTCCCTGATAATATATTGTATTTCACTGATCGCTTGTCTTCGCTGGATTTTGAAGGCGAGCTTAAAGGAGAATATGCTGCTAAGATTTCAACTCCAGGGGCTGCTACATCTGGCTGTGTATATGAAGTCACATTCCTATGTTATCATACATACATTGCTAAATATGGTAAGAACTAAATTTTATTGATTGCTTACCTTCAAAATATTCGGAAAAATGATGTTTGGGCCTCTTGAAGAAAAGGAAGCTACCGAAGGGGCATCAAGATTTTTCACTACTTCACTCTTGAGTATGTCCAGGGTATGATTTCTGCATTAACATTTAACAACTAATTAATATAAGTATTTTGTTATACTCGACTTTATGTATTATAATTTGAATATCGGATTTACGTTGTGGAGTTGAAGTAGTTTTGTAAGTCACTGAAACGCAGTGTACTTAAACCAGAAGCGGGAAAGGGAACGACAAAGGAAACGTCAGGAGAATTCGTAGACGGGGCGACTGAACCAACTGCTCCAGTCCCGAAGGCTTCTTTTATGCCTCTGTATTCGCTGCAAATCACAATCTTCCCTTTTACCTTACTTTTATCTAGACAGTCAGCGTTACAGGCCCTGATATTTtcaaacaaataattaaaacaatgTCCATGTTATGGTATAACAATGGTGAGCATGTCAAGATCTGGACTAACTGAGCAAATTGTTCGACACATGTGCTCGTGACTTCTTTCCCATACACTAAGTGAAAACTCTGTTCCGCCAAGTCGAAAGCATTGACAGCCTTTCCCTGTAAGATATAGTAAAATTTCGTCAAAATGAGAGCTTAAGAATTCAGCAATGAATCATATGCTTTCGAAGAATTGCTTACGGTTATTATAGTTCCATTCCCGAGAACAACTTTGGTGATGATACCCCTATCAGAATTGCTAGCTGCAACCGTGAAAATCCATGGAGCGGTGCTTGAAACCCGTAGCGTGGTCCCCCCGTTCCCTGCTGATTGTACAACTAAAATGCCCTTTTGCGAAGCGTGAAGTGACCCGATGGCAACTGCGTCATTCTCCAATCTAACTGCCGTACCTGGTCCAAGGGACACTGTTATGATATCAACTCCATCAGCTATAGCGTCATCGAATGCTGCTAATATATCTGCAGACTGGCATCCGATGCCGGGATTGCAAACTTTATATGCAGCGATTCTTGCTGACGGTACTCCTCCTCTTGCAGTCCCGTTAGCAATACCATAAAAATTGCTCTCTCTCACGTAGTTTCCCACAGCTGTTGATGCTGTATGAGATCCGTGGCCATCTAAATCCCTTGCCGAATCAGTTGGCATAGGTGAAAAGGAGTTGTAGTACCGGGCTCCAATTATTTTGCTACGCCAATAAAATTCATAGTtaaatttgaaagaaaatgcAGTAAGTGACAACGAGAAATTGGATTTTACTTGTTGCAAGTGAAGTTCTGTCCTCCTTTACACACTCCTTTCCACTTCTTGGGAGGAGGGCTGAAGCCTTTGTCACTGAAACTTTCTGATTCTGGCCATATTCCGGTGTCCATGACCCCTACGATTGTGTCGCTCTCGACTATGGGATTTCGATGAATATTTTCAGGTAATCCCATGAAATCCCATGATCTCGTTGTTTGTGGTTGAAGAGTTGTACTCGGAAAAATCGATACGACTTCTTCCTTCCCTGGATATTATATCAAGACAGTAAAAAAACTTACTGATCCATCTTTTCTCCTCTTTTGAAGGCACATCATTAGGAATAAGAAAGCTAAATATCTGAATGTGGAGAATACACAGAAGTTTACTTGCCAACTTTTCCTGCTCTTCATGTGTGAGATGGGCAGCAAATCCATTGAAACTCCTGCTGTAACTTCTAATCAATGATTGACCACGAAACCTTCAAGAAACACAAGAAAACGACAAGACGTCACAGACAGAAAACAATGATCTTTTTTCTTGAAATCCCCTGTCCGTATATTCCTCTAAAATCTTAACGTTGTTTAGGATACCTGGTGTCCACAACTTCTTTAAGCATGTTCAGGTGGTAGGTCGAAGATGATTGCTCATTTTTACCAAGAGTTCCCATGTATACTATGTATATCTTCCTTTCTTGATCGGAAGCATGACAACCGGCTATCCAACTCAAAACACGAAGAAcaaatataaaacatgaaattttgagagaatgcAGGTCAGACATTGTACGATGAATGAACTTTCAAACCAATTCCGGCTGATTTTGAATATGAAGTGTGTTGTCATAGATTTTCGACAAATTTAAATAGAGTGAAACTTCATTTAAGAATTATATTTATCATATGTAAAAGGGttgattatattgatttgaaTAAGATTTTTTGAATAAGATTTTGTGCATTAGCTTAAGTGAATCCAtgtcttttgtttttatttttgtcaATCAAAGTACAGATTTATTGGTGAATTTGCAAAATCTTATTTCAGCTGGGATATAAtttgatgtattttaaattgaaagTCAAAGTCAATATAAGTTGTCCAAAAATGTGCTTTATTGTCGCTCCTTTGGGTCAATGGGAAAATGGACAAGGATTGCAGGTTCACAcaaaccaaaccaaaccaaatataataaatatcaatcaaatcaaactaccttttttttagaaaaagaaaaagaactaAAAACATGATATTAATCTTTATATTTTGCAGCAACATCAGAGAGATACTACAACTTAGAAGAGTGGTGATTAGCAAGGATGGCTCATGTAAGACCGAACGCTTGTCGCTTTATCAAAatctatagctggtggtaatggtgcaactcaaatcttttaaaccgcacaacagctcaagcaccacggtccGATCGCTCTATCAAGCATgaacaattattgcactcaaAAAtatccctcccaataattgtactcattgcaatcaatgagaataggacacgtgaccttggctctgatatcaattgtagTATCGAGCGCTTGCAGTTttatcaaaagctatagctagtggtaatggtgcaactcaaatcttttaaaccgcacaacagctcaagaaacacggttcgatcgctctaccaaacagAGATAATTATTGCACTCAATAGCTCATTTGTATGGGTTGTAGATAAAGCAGTCAAAATGAGTTAAACTCGCCTCGTCACATATTGTAGGCGGGTTAGGTTGGTTAATCACGACCCGCCCCATAAAATCTAGCTAAAACAAAATTGGCTAAGGTCTCCAGAAAGAAAATTGATGAACATGACCAGATTCTTGAAATAATCTTTGTAACACCCCAAATAATAGCCTAACAAttttaaactaaaataaataatataagttTTATTCGGGAgaatatttggaaaaaaaaaatgttatgcATAACAcgattttgttattatcatataGTTAACAATGAGTTATTTTAGATAAATATCATTAATATTTTAGTTGAATTCTTATTCCGGGctgttaattttttatttttattcaataaaatatcataatttgagAAAATGATCGGAAAATTAGATGAGGGTGATTTAAGTTCAGTAAAGAACATAGTTAattgatgatttttaaatgaCTTCGAACCCGAGTTGGTGTCGATTTAgcaatatagtaaaatttgtgACTTGTCTTATAAGCATAtgtttaaatataataattctAATGATTTTGGTAGTATGAATGATGACTTAATTTGATGAGTAAATTTGGTTTCGAAATGAAAATCCTTCATCGACTTATTTGAGGATTGCGATTAAGTGATCGAATTAAAATAAAGGTCTCATGTGCGTACATGATattacaaaattatttttaaaaaatttattattattaatgctTGTTGATTCCTTTTATATTGGAATTCAGTATTCTATTGTGTTTGGTGATTCCCTGGTTGATACGTGTATCATATGTCACGCTCCAGGGACGGGGTTGGTCGACACCgacgttgctctcaaatttacattcgaagaTAACGAGCCTCAAAAgtacaaaattcataaatcagTTTTTATTCATAATATTGAATATTTCATTGTCTGATACAAACTCAAATAACTAATGTTTTACAGCAGAAATGTAAAACCAGACATAACAATGTTTAAACGATACATCGGAAAACATGATTTAGAACTGAAAAACAACAGTTTTCTTCACCAGACCCAGAACTGATTCTGCTCTTCTTCTAACGATTCTTCCTTGTTCTTATCTAAGATaagtttggtgggtgagtgatatggttgtcactcaaTAAGCGGGGGCGAGAATAACTTCTAGTTTTCAAAACCATTTACAAcagaaaaaaatacaaataatacaCAAAAACTCTAACTTTCAGAACATGAATCGGTATTCAGGAATAACcggtttcagaacagaaatgagAACTTAAAATTTAGCAAgcaagcactgagcacgtttgtaaatttcatggctaaactgatatcagtccgcTATATGTTCTCTTCTCTAAGAGGTGagatcagtaatcagtaatcaggaatcagtaatcagtaaacagaaatgtttcagaatatatattcctaccattagttcactaggttTCAGTACTTCAAAAATCAGAGatcagaaataaaaaaatacatataattTGCTTCAAAACAAAAATGATCAAACttgtttcaagatatttatacataagtccacttactgtaatttgctaaaaagtttcggttgaagtctggaATTTGCTTGCTctcgctactggattttacTGCTTGAAAAAGGCACTCTCTTAGCTCGAATTTCAAGTGATAACTCAATatttgtgtaacaccaattcaGAGATTTGAGGGTATTATTTATAGGTAAACTTCTGACTGTTAGCCTCTTAATTAATGGTCATAATCTGCCATTATGTGCCATTAACAACTTTCATTCcatgttaaatgcttcagttacaagtcattAGTAGAATCAGTAGATGTCTGCTGGAATCTCGCGCTACTgaactcttctgctgctggattctatctgctggaaaaataccagTTTCTGAAATATTAGTTACTGCTGGAATTGTTAGCTTCTGCTGGAATTTTTGTATTGCTACTGAACATGCTAGCTGCTACAAAATGCTAGCTACGGCTGGAATTGTTGTATGAATGGAGTATTAATGTGGGTGTTGTTCTATTCTGTTGTCATGTGAGCCATATGTCGGTTCTTGCGGGTCAAAGTGCTGCATGTGAGCCACCTCTTGTTTACCAAATGTTCAATGTGCCGCATGACTAGATTATATGGTGTATATTATTCTGTCTATCATGTGATCTCTTAGCTCATGT
This genomic interval from Primulina eburnea isolate SZY01 chromosome 16, ASM2296580v1, whole genome shotgun sequence contains the following:
- the LOC140816966 gene encoding subtilisin-like protease SBT4.13 — its product is MSDLHSLKISCFIFVLRVLSWIAGCHASDQERKIYIVYMGTLGKNEQSSSTYHLNMLKEVVDTRFRGQSLIRSYSRSFNGFAAHLTHEEQEKLARKEEVVSIFPSTTLQPQTTRSWDFMGLPENIHRNPIVESDTIVGVMDTGIWPESESFSDKGFSPPPKKWKGVCKGGQNFTCNNKIIGARYYNSFSPMPTDSARDLDGHGSHTASTAVGNYVRESNFYGIANGTARGGVPSARIAAYKVCNPGIGCQSADILAAFDDAIADGVDIITVSLGPGTAVRLENDAVAIGSLHASQKGILVVQSAGNGGTTLRVSSTAPWIFTVAASNSDRGIITKVVLGNGTIITGKAVNAFDLAEQSFHLVYGKEVTSTCVEQFAQACNADCLDKSKVKGKIVICSEYRGIKEAFGTGAVGSVAPSTNSPDVSFVVPFPASGLSTLRFSDLQNYFNSTTNHTLDILKSEVVKNLDAPSVASFSSRGPNIIFPNILKPDVAAPGVEILAAYSPLSSPSKSSEDKRSVKYNILSGTSMSCPHVTGAAAYVKSFHPDWSPSAIKSALMTTAWRMNATKDPKAEFSYGTGHIDPVKATEPGLVYENSSDDYIKFLCNSGYDASMLSKIFGQSVHCPDDKTTSKDLNYPAMTFKVTNSGSKNSMSFSAEFNRMVTNVGSADSIYKAITSTSLDYNITVNPNILKFKALNEKQSFTVIIIGNIIDKTILSASLEWSDGVHSVRSPILVYMG